TGTTTTACTAGAATAATAAGTAGTTTAGTTGTTGAAGGAGTCTTTATTTATATTTGAATTTAGTTAGATAAGTTTTTAGTTGAGATAATTTAGGACTTCAAATTTTATTCTGTGGATTCTGCAAATTTTTTGTTTCCATGTTGGCTATTTAAAGCCCTCCatccttaataaaattattGAGATACATTTTCAATCAATAATTTCAACCCCCTTTTTGTTGCACcatcttttaaaaaatcaacAGTGGTATCAAGAGCCTCATTGATCTTACAGGATCTGTGTTCATCTAAAtaaccattttcaaaaactattttcaaCCCATTTTTAATCCTTGCTTATTTTCAACAAGCAGGACTATTTTTCAAGCAATACTGATTTTTAAGCAATATCAGTTTTAACCTATTTTCAAACATGGCAAGCAGCAACCTCTCTTTGAATGCCCCAAAAACTTTCACCGGCGAAAACTACCAGATATGATTTATGGAATGCTATAATGGAAGAACGTTACTTGCAAACACTCCCTGCAAATCCTATTAAAACACTTTCCAAAGAGCTTTCAGACgagaaaaaattattgaaaatgcCTTTTATGCACCAAACCAAGAGaagaaagagggaaaaaaaaaaaaaaaaagagaagaagggaGAGTCGTGGTAAAAAAGTGTGCAAATTCAAAAACACTCTAAAGAATTCAGTACCAACAAAAGCAGAAATTGAAGGGAGCAATTTTTTGATTCTTTGTAACTAAAATAAAGGAGGAGTGTTGAATATTTGCTTTTGTTACTGTTGATTTACTAGAATAATAAGTAGTTTAGTTGTCGGAGGAGTCTTTATTTATATTTGAACTTAGTTAGATAAGTTTTTAGTTGAGATAATTTAGGACTTTAAATTTTATTCTATAGATATTCTGCAGATTTTTTGTTTCCATGTTGGCTATTTAAAGCCCTCCatccttaataaaattattGAGAGACATTTTCAATCAATAATTTCACCCCTTTTTGGTGCACCATCTTTAAAAAACCAACATTTATTCTACATGATAATTCGACATAGCTATCTGATaaacaataaaagaaaatttactCCAAATGTTATTTTGATACCAGAGTAGTTGGTCAGAAGAGGTGATACTATTATATCAATTATTCTTGGATGAAATATATAATGCAATCAAAGGCTACATTGTTAAGTAAAAGATAACTGTGACAATTATGAAATCAAGAAATTTAGGATAATGGATACACTTGTGATCCTTCAAAGCTATGTTGCTCTAACTCTTTAAAAATATCGTCGGTACGTGTCGGACCCTTTAAAAGCACCACATCTTTTAAAGATCCGATACAGATGCGGAAACATTTTCGGAGATTCCGAGCAGTATAGAAGCTTGGAGATTTTGCAGCTCTAATTACAAACACAAAGGCAGAAGGAAAAGCAAGGGAAATGAACTAACTCTAACATTCCCTTAGCTATCTGTTAATGTACAAACTAATTGTGACTActtctttttcctatttttcgTGTTacttcctgtcacacattaggAGGATCAACAGTGTTCTCACTTACTATCTACACAACTCGAACATTTGAACCTACCTAGGATGATCAACAGTGTTCTTACTTACTATCTACACAACTCGAACATTTGGACCTACCTAGTACTTTCAGTTTGAATCATTATCGCCTTCCGTTAACTCGTCATCCTTCAACGAATTGATTGAATCTTGAGATAACTCGCTTCGATACTGTTGCACCACCAAAACCGACGCTGTAGTTGAAAATTCGGGACAAGTTAGCAAGTTACCTAAAGGACCTAATTCCGGGCAATCACTCTTTTTATCCAAAGCTGCTACTACTTGACCCTCAGACATTCTTCCTACGAGAAACAAATTGCATCGGTTATATGCACGAATTAATTCTGTAGTCCCTGCTGCATCCTTTACTAACTTCTCTTCGTAGTTGATCGAACCGTTATTGGAAGTTTTGTGTTTTAAGTCGGTAAGCAACTCTTCATCCTTGGATTGACCCTCGTCAGGACTATGAGTTTTGTCCATGTCTAACTTGACACTCCCTCCAACAACCTCGGGGTCCACTAGAAAACGAACCACGAGCAAGTTAATGCCAGGGTGCTCTGCCATACGTGTACCATAAGCAAGTGCTTCGCGATCATCATGGCCCCCGAAGAACAAGACGGTTACTTTAAAATCAACATTGCTAGCAGATACATGAGATGCACCACCGAGTCCTCGGTCTACCAAGATGCCAACTGAACAAGGCGCGTGTTGAAGGACTCTCCGGTTAACGTGCCTAAGATCAGCTCTTGTTGTTTCCAAATGTCCATCGATTCGTTGATGCTTATGGAACGGGAGAATTATCATCGCAACCCTCTTTCTCTCTGCACCAGCGATTATGTCCTCATGCATGCTATTCATCGGAGATATTGCAGTTGTTGGCCGGATGGACACCTTACTAAGATGCTCAAAAGTCTCAAAAGCAACAACAATTTGATTAGAATCTGAAACATCTCCTTTTTTCCAAAAAGGCAGTCCGTTTTTTCTAGCCTTGTGGACCATCAAAATCGCAGAAGATCTTTCAGAAAGTTCCATAAGGTGCATTGCATAGACACGGAGTCCTTCTTTCTTTGCAGTACCACGAGAAGACTCGATGAGATTGATCATCGTGGGAATATTCTTCGTGCTATGGAAACAGGTCAAGATTCGGAGTTGTTTGCTCATGTCTTTCCTCTCAATCATTCTGTTCTTGTACTTGGTTATAGCCAGTTTAGCCGGCTTATAAACTGATACCACTATAGGTGTCGTGATGAACGTCGTGAAGAGGGCCATCAACACCATGATGGCAAACGTTTGATCATTCAGTACCTGCAAGATTGAACATTCGAAACAATGTAAACTTACAAGaaccaaattttcaaaattgatAGTAAAAGTTTAGTCGATGTAAATTAAGCGTACCCCTCTATCTTTTCCGATGTTGAGGACAATGAGCTCCACTAGACCTTTCGTGTTCATCAAAAAACCAAGCGTAACAGCTTCCTGAACGGGCATCTTACACAAGAGTGAGACTAAAATAGTGCCAACGATTTTCCCAAAACACGACGTAAATATGACTAGAACAAGAAGACCCCATGATTGTGCCCCTTGAATAGTAGCTACATTTGTCTTTAATCCACTCGAGACGAAGTACAACGGAAGGAATAGACCGGAAACAAGATCCTCAACTTTTTCCACTAAGGCACCGGAAAATGGTCCTTCCTTAGGTACAAGAACTCCAAGCACGAAAGCCCCGAATAAGGCATGAATACCAATAGTATCAGTAACAAATCCTGCAGCTAACACGGCTCCAAGTGTAGCGCAGACGTACAACTCATCAACCGGCTCACCCTCAGCACAACGTTTAGCCATCCAGTTGAACACCGGAGGGCCAATGACCGTGCAAAGCAGGACGAATCCGGTCCCGCACAAAAGTACCCATAGTGAAATAAGGGGTGAATGACCAGTACCTGAAAGTAGGAGTGACAAAATTAGCTCATGAAAATATGATCCGCTCAAGTTTATAACCCCCTATTTAGCCCAAACATTTTGACCCGCCCGTATTCAGTCCAACCCGCACATTTGACACCCTTACCTGAAAGGGCAATAGCAAGGGCAAGCAGAATCCAAGCAACCACGTCATTAACTGCTGCAGCAGACATGGCCATTCGACCAACATCAGTCGTTAAAAGCTTGAGTTCAGCTAGAATCCGAGCCAAGACGGGGAAGGCAGTGATAGAAAGGGCAACTCCCATGAAGACTAGAAAAGGACCTTGGCTAACTCCCTTGTTAATACTTCCTCTAAGAACAAATGATGTCCCTATTCCTAATGCAAAAGGGAGGCTAATTCCAGCAAGGGCAATACTAAGAGCTTTTTTTCCAGTACGACGAAGAGACCTTGGATCTAACTCGAGCCCaacaaggaaaagaaagaaaaggaggcCAAAGTTGGCTAAAGTGTCTAACACTGTGAGGCTCCTTGGTGGAAATATTAAGTCTAGATACTTCTGGTTCCGGCCAAGTGCAGATGGACCGAGTAGAATTCCTCCCTGCCAAAATAGAGATCAATTATAGTCAGACCTTTATATAACTGTcatcctctataacaacatttcactatttCAGTCATGTTTTCTATGGAACCAATCTTTCATATTATGTTTTATTATATGTTTTCTATAACAGCATTTCGCTATAGCAGCCAAAATGTATCCAGATAAATGCCGCAATTATTAAGAGGTTTGATTGTATCAACTATTTGCTGCACTAGCAAGTAATGTTACAGAGCAATGTTTCATAGGGCCATAATAGTGCAATACGTAGatctttttcatgaaatcaaGATCATTAAGAAGAAAATTTTGCAGCTATGTAACTGTAATACTTATCGATATCATGCAAATCAGTATAGTTATATTCGTCACTCAATAAGTTCATTTGAAAAGTTGTAGACACCTTTCTTCCTCAACTTTTGATCAGAAAGGCAGATAGGAACAAGAATCCATCAACAATTAAGTAACTAGTTGTCTATGTAAAATATTTCATATACTTATTTTGTGAAATCCTCATGAATTTGTGCAATTAGTTACAATTTGGACATTATGGTCTCAAAAAGTCTAATCTTATAGAAAACACGTCCCAATTTGTTGGTTTCCAAATTCCACCTGCATGGTTAAGCCCATATCACGATATCAAATCTATATTGCTCGGACTCTAAAAAATGCTTCCACACCCGTATcgaatcctccaaaaatacGACACTTTTGGAAGATCCGACACGTTCCCATCTCCATTTTGAATAGTCTGACTGTCTGTGCAACATAGTGTCGAATGCTTATTAGTTAGAGTCAGCACGTCGATTTCTTTAGTGTCGATTTCATCACAGGAACATAATAAAAATCATTATATCACATAGTAATATCTTAGAATCTTTCTCTCTGGCTTTCCCCGCTCTGCTTGCTTAAACAAGTGCAGATAATACTTATAGATGCACATTGAAGACAAAAGGCAGGAACACCTCCACTCCCTTTAACTcgaactatatatacataacatatatacttgAAACGAAGAGTTTAACTTCTATACACAAGCTGTTTTAAACTGCTCATATAAAAGTGAGATtaataacttgaaaaataaggCAGGTTAAACTTTGAATCATAATCAAAGTTAAAGTTGAGGGGGTACATTTGGACCTTATTCCTGAATAATTTTGATGTATGGAATCCACTTCGTTTAACTCGAACTATATATGCATAACATATCTTAAGTAAAGAACTTAATTTCTATACACTAGCTATTTTATACCGTTCATAAAAAAGTGAGACTAGtatttgaaaaataagacaGGTGAGTTTCTACAACAAGTTAAAGTAcactgatagtgtaaaaatcATTATATCCTATGAAAAATAGTACTGACAAATGCACGTTGAAGGTGATAAGTATGGAGACGTTCACTCCCTTTGActcaaattatatatacataacatatactcAAAGCAAAGAGTTTAACTTCTATATACTAACAATTCTAAACCGTTCATAAGAAAGTGAGATTAGTAATCTGTAAAATAAGACAGGTTAATTTCTACAAGTACAACTTAAAGTGCAGTGATAGTGTAAAAAGTTTAACTTCTATATGCTAATTGTATAGGTTACGTTGATTTTTACGACAAGTTAAAGTACATTGATAGTATAAAACGAGAGAAAGACTTACAATAATCTCAGCAATGACGCGGGGCTGTCTTAGAGGACGGAGAAGATAGGCGAGGACTCGAGTGAGTACAAGCACCAAACATATTTGTACAATTGCAAGTGGAAGTGCATAATCCAATGGACTATCCCCTTGGAATACTCCATTTGATGTAGCTTTCATAGGTGTTGGACAATTCATGGTGGTAGTTGAAGCCATGTTTGAGCttaaagaaaacaataaaatctATGTCATTTTTCAATATCTGCACATTAATCATGTAGAATATAATAAGATTACGTgttgtcctttttctttttctgtaaTGCTTGACAAATATTGTTACAGTCAGTGTTCCAAGATTTAATCTTTATAGGTCGAAGGTTTTTCATTCAGAAACTAATAAATCTCTCAATGATCTCTACATTAATTCACCTCAGAAAATAGAATAGATAGTAGCATCTTTGTTTATAATAGTGTGAAAATTAGAAATTGGAAAACTACTAATATCCTATATAGATATGTATTAGATAAATTAATCCTATTTAGATCTGTATTAGATAAATTAACACATACCTAATCTTAAACAATTTTGGTTTCCTAGTACAACTTTGAATTATCCTATTTGGATATGTATTGAATAAATTTAGTACCATCTAATCCTAAATAATTTTGGTTTCCTAATACAACTTTACGTTAATCTTTCAACGATAAAGAAAAAATTAGTGGTAAATAATTATGGACTTCTAAAAACTTGGAAAAGGGCAAGAGCAAAAGAGTAACTAATAAATTGATGAAATTATCGTAGCTCTATATTTTTTAAGCAAATTTAATTTACCTGCCAGCACTTAATATTCAGTATTCACGTCAAACCAAGTAATTAAGTTAATCGTAATAGTTAAAattcaaaatgaaaatatgtatCTTATCCATGCTTAAGTAATTATAAATATGTGAtagtttttgaaaataactttattttaaaacaagaacATTTACTCTCTCCctcctattttatttttcccaAGTTCTATGCTTTTAAACTCTTTtgactaagatttaattgaatAAAATAAGACCCTAACcattaaaaaaatagtcaatattccataaaatataatttactAAGTTACCTCTATTTATTAGATGTTTTTTCAAGAGATTAGCATTATAAAAATGATCTGccatattaaaaatataatattaaggatATAGTTGGAAAATAACTTTATTCTTAAAAACCTAAAATGacacttgtttttttttttttttttaactaaaacgACTGTTAATTTGGGACGAGGAGAATACTATCTTGCATTTGTTGATTTTGGTGTAAATAGGGTGCAAATAAATTTACCTAAATAACTTAAGTCTGCTATTATTATTGagcaaaccaaaaaaaaaatttcaaagcgCACATCTTTTGTATTTCCTAGAAACTAGCTAGCAATGATATTGCTTCTTCTCCGTTTCTTTTAAGTAAAACAACTCAAAACATGGTCTCTTCCATAAAATCTAATAAGGtgatttaaaatattaaaataaactcACAAAAAAGTTAAGACCACTAGGGaccatttggccatgagaatttttcacttttttcggaatttttttttcactttatttaaaagTCACTATTTGACCGTGAAAATCCAAatacaatttgaagttgtatttgaaatttggaaaaaacatCTAAACTCTGTTTTCACTTTTAGTACAtttaaacaaccaaatattattcatagaaattataaccaaacacaactccatcttcagcTCCagtttcaaaaattccaaataaagtgaaaaatatttgattttcatggccaaatgcctacttagTATCTATTATGTGTATAAGTTATAACAAAATGATAAGAAATTCAAACGtctattttcatcatttttcacgCATTATTGTAATGAAAGTtttaaccttatatatacactatTTTTTGACAAAGAGGTTATCTTCgacaccccccccccacccccccaaaccaaaaaatgaaaacttgCCCTCATTTCCTTCAAGTTTCATAAATATGACAAAACCAGAATCTTTTTTATGTTTAATGCgttgagagagagaaagaaacctGAATGCTGGAGAGTTTGGagaaagttgaaaattggagaaaaatctGCACTTCAAAACGATATCTTTCTCTGCAAAATTTTGGAGGACAAATTATTTTGGTAGATGAATTGAGCAggtttttattattataattattattgtgaagaagaagacaaagaagagataagagagAGAAACTTTTCCAAAGAGTTTGGAACTGATGGCAAAGTAAATTAATTACCAACGACAAAATGAGAAAGAGAAAGTGAGAGAGATATGGGGAATTGTGTGTTTAGGACTGCTATAAACATTAGCCTTCCATTAACTCCTATTTATAGAgccaagaaaaaataaattgtcatATGCCCAtgatggccttttttttttttttaatattgtatTCAATATTCGGTATCCATTTTAGGGTGTGGTAAAATTATAAGCATAGTAGATTTTGGAATTACCAGTTAAGTTATAGTCTTAGTACCTAAAAGTGCAAGTTACTCACTTTGAATAACTTCAGATATATGATGTCTAAAAATTAGGCGCAAACAAAATGcctaaaaatatgaaaaatattcaTTCTCAAGGCCGCTTGAAACCTGAAATCTCTAATTAAGTGTAGGAGGATCTTATCCGCCTCACCTCAACCCGTGACCAATTATGACGATCTTTCTCGTGTGTTTGATCAGCAAGATGCTAAATCAAACATATGAGCAAGGCCATCTTAATCGCTAAAAATTGCAGTGAAATgaatataaattaaaacttACTTTTATCTTATATTTGCATCAGTCCATCAATCCAATTATTAAACACGTGTATACGTAAACATTATCCTCACTAAACCATATTTGATTAATGTATATCTTAATCTTATTCACTTAACCATGATAAATTAATATGATCTGATATTTATATCGAATGCAAATAAACTTTTATCATGAATATAATTTCTTCATTCTTAATGCTCTCTATGAGGTTTTGAATTCGagcaaacgaaaaaaaaaaaaaagacgatgTTGCAGACGTAGCTGTTATTCATAGCATGCCACTACAAATGAATTTCACTTAACCATGATAAATTAATATGATCTGATATTAATATCGAATGCAAATAAACTTTTATCATGAATATAATCTCTTCATTCTTAATGCTCTCTATGAGGTTTTGAATTcgagcaaaagaaaaaaaaaaaaaaaaaaaaaaaacgatgtTGCAGACGTAGCTGCTAATCATAGCATGCCACTACAAATGAATTTCACGtgttaatttgaatgtaaaaaTGATATTCATGTCAAATGTCAATGCCTTGTAAAAATGATATTCATGTGAAATGTCAATGCCTCGTTTCTATTATTGAATGAACCCAAGATGAACTTGATCAATCTTGTAATCAAGGTACTTCCCAAAAATTCTACATTCATTTTTTATAGTCAATTTAGAATAATTAATAGTccatccgttcacttttacttatccagtattctaaaaatatattttcgtttttatttatCACaattagcatatcaagagaagataatttttttaatactttaccaatagtattaattgctcattttgaataatttttcaGTCCCAATAAAAagtatgcaccaattaatatgggtatcataataaactatgcacttcatttattatttcttaagggtTGTGCATAGTCCATAGGggataaataaaagtgaacagagAAGCACTGATTATCCTTTTAGTTTCCaaagaaaatttatattttaagttgATTGACATTAATCTCATGGATTCCGAATTGGTTGCTAACTAATCCATATAATTAGATGAGTACACGCCATGTATTTTTACATGACCAATGTAGTTTAATCTACTATTTATAGTATGTTTAATGTTTATCAGATTACTAGTTAGTGTCTCAATATCATAGAGATTtatatgtaattattttataGCATGTGCCAGTACATATATGGTTTTTATATCCTAAAACTCAATCTAAAAAGCACaactttagttttatttttactagtttcattttataaaaatattacctAACGAGTTTTtaatactaatctcattgaTTACGCTAATTTTCATGTTATGATTCTGCCAATCAAGTCctccataagttattaattacatattttttacatttatatattgCAATCTGATTCTCAAGTTGTAGAAAAGATTCTGTTCGAGTTTTCCCAAGGGAGGTTTTATGCCACTAATTATTTTGCAAAATTATGTGCAGTATATTATTTGGTGGAGAAAAAATAGTTGTGAGATTTTATATTTGTTTATGACTTCCTAAATTCAAATTTGATCAGCTATACTACTCAAAATATTGAGTGGACACAACTAGCGTGAAGGACGTAAACTTCTTAGAAATTTCGTATTCAACAATATACCAACACCTTACCCTATCTCGTGAGTAGACATTTAGATACACgaaatattcttttcttttttttaattattcggTATACAATACTCACTAATCCTAACTCAAATTCACACTGTGTAGGATCCATTAAAAATTCTAAATTGGTATTTAGAATTCATTGGATCATCAATTAATTCAAATTCACATTACGTAAAGCCCCTAAAggcggggcgggggggggggggggggagggggttgtGGGAAGGAGCGCTCCTAATAAAAACAATCTCGAACTCAAGACTTTCTAATTAAACTAGAAGGGTTTCATCCACCTTACCACATCCCTTGTTGGTAACTCTAAAAACATTCACTTTCACATAAAATCATTACtttcttttataataaaatttagaatttcatgaaatcttAATAATTAAAAAGGCCGAACAGTATGAATTACAAGCAATATGTACGTAATATCAAAATGGGCTTTACTAATAAGGAAATTTACTTTTAACCAAGATAAGTGAAAAAGCAATTTGAAGGTTGATTAAGACTTGTAACAGATGAAAGATACACAATTAGAGGAAAACAGTAAATTGGTTAAATTTCCGGTAGTGAGTCAAAGATAGACAAATCAGTCATGTGGAAACTCCACAAGCAAAGCCCCCAAAAGaggaataaaataatataatgattaACAAAAGAATATTCAAAAAATAGAGCTTTGAATATTAATTGTTTAATATTCAAAAAATAGAGCTTTGAATATTAATTGTTCACGTTGTTTGGGATCAAT
This portion of the Lycium ferocissimum isolate CSIRO_LF1 chromosome 1, AGI_CSIRO_Lferr_CH_V1, whole genome shotgun sequence genome encodes:
- the LOC132059959 gene encoding cation/H(+) antiporter 18-like, coding for MASTTTMNCPTPMKATSNGVFQGDSPLDYALPLAIVQICLVLVLTRVLAYLLRPLRQPRVIAEIIGGILLGPSALGRNQKYLDLIFPPRSLTVLDTLANFGLLFFLFLVGLELDPRSLRRTGKKALSIALAGISLPFALGIGTSFVLRGSINKGVSQGPFLVFMGVALSITAFPVLARILAELKLLTTDVGRMAMSAAAVNDVVAWILLALAIALSGTGHSPLISLWVLLCGTGFVLLCTVIGPPVFNWMAKRCAEGEPVDELYVCATLGAVLAAGFVTDTIGIHALFGAFVLGVLVPKEGPFSGALVEKVEDLVSGLFLPLYFVSSGLKTNVATIQGAQSWGLLVLVIFTSCFGKIVGTILVSLLCKMPVQEAVTLGFLMNTKGLVELIVLNIGKDRGVLNDQTFAIMVLMALFTTFITTPIVVSVYKPAKLAITKYKNRMIERKDMSKQLRILTCFHSTKNIPTMINLIESSRGTAKKEGLRVYAMHLMELSERSSAILMVHKARKNGLPFWKKGDVSDSNQIVVAFETFEHLSKVSIRPTTAISPMNSMHEDIIAGAERKRVAMIILPFHKHQRIDGHLETTRADLRHVNRRVLQHAPCSVGILVDRGLGGASHVSASNVDFKVTVLFFGGHDDREALAYGTRMAEHPGINLLVVRFLVDPEVVGGSVKLDMDKTHSPDEGQSKDEELLTDLKHKTSNNGSINYEEKLVKDAAGTTELIRAYNRCNLFLVGRMSEGQVVAALDKKSDCPELGPLGNLLTCPEFSTTASVLVVQQYRSELSQDSINSLKDDELTEGDNDSN